A genome region from Mesorhizobium sp. B2-1-8 includes the following:
- the xdhA gene encoding xanthine dehydrogenase small subunit, translating into MAKVNIRDEIRFILNGRDVALSSVAPDATLLDWLRLDRSLRGTKEGCAEGDCGACTVLVGKLSATGLVYESVNACIRFLGSLDGTHVVTVEHLRGEAGQLHPVQQAMVDFHGSQCGFCTPGFVMSLYGLWMKSPDPSDAAIEKALQGNLCRCTGYEAIMRAAHAISSYGKAAKDPLAAERRDITTRLRALRDGARIEIGSGKTRLVVPADADDFASVFEKEPTATVVAGSTDVGLWVTKHMRDISPAIFIGDLPGLCTITEEDGVISIGAGVTYTEAFSTLSKRIPALGPLFDRIGGEQVRNMGTIGGNVANGSPIGDTPPPLIALGARMTLRKGKKRRTIPLQDFFIAYGKQDRQPGEFVEAVHVPVPAKDVKFAVYKVTKRRDEDITATLGAFCLALAKDGTVADIRIAYGGMAATPKRASAVEKALIGKAWNEATVEAAMTEYAKDFTPLTDMRASAEYRALAAKNLLLRFYVETTGTKAPFQVSRNEAA; encoded by the coding sequence ATGGCCAAGGTCAACATTCGCGACGAAATCCGCTTCATTCTGAATGGCAGGGATGTCGCGCTGTCATCCGTGGCGCCAGACGCGACCTTGCTCGACTGGCTGCGGCTCGACCGTTCGCTGCGCGGCACCAAGGAAGGCTGCGCCGAGGGCGATTGCGGCGCCTGCACCGTGCTCGTCGGCAAGCTATCGGCCACCGGACTGGTCTATGAAAGCGTCAATGCCTGCATCCGCTTCCTCGGCTCGCTCGACGGCACCCATGTCGTGACGGTCGAGCATCTGCGCGGCGAAGCTGGTCAGTTGCATCCTGTGCAGCAGGCGATGGTCGATTTCCATGGCTCGCAATGCGGATTCTGCACGCCGGGTTTCGTCATGTCGCTCTATGGCTTGTGGATGAAGTCGCCGGACCCGTCGGATGCGGCGATAGAAAAGGCCTTGCAAGGCAATCTCTGCCGCTGCACCGGCTATGAGGCGATCATGCGCGCCGCGCATGCCATCTCGAGCTATGGCAAGGCGGCGAAGGATCCGCTGGCGGCGGAGCGCCGGGACATCACGACACGGCTGCGGGCGTTGCGCGATGGCGCCAGGATCGAGATTGGCTCCGGCAAGACTCGGCTGGTCGTGCCGGCCGATGCCGACGATTTCGCTTCTGTCTTCGAAAAAGAACCCACCGCCACCGTCGTCGCCGGTTCGACCGACGTTGGCCTGTGGGTGACCAAGCATATGCGCGACATCTCGCCGGCGATCTTCATCGGCGATCTGCCGGGGCTTTGCACCATCACGGAAGAAGATGGCGTCATATCGATTGGCGCCGGCGTCACCTATACCGAAGCCTTTTCGACACTGTCGAAACGCATCCCGGCGCTGGGGCCGTTGTTCGACCGCATCGGCGGCGAACAGGTCCGCAACATGGGCACGATCGGCGGCAACGTCGCCAACGGCTCGCCGATCGGCGACACGCCGCCACCGTTGATCGCGCTCGGCGCACGGATGACATTGCGCAAGGGCAAGAAGCGGCGCACGATCCCGTTGCAGGATTTCTTCATCGCCTATGGCAAGCAGGACCGCCAGCCAGGCGAGTTTGTCGAGGCTGTGCATGTGCCCGTGCCGGCAAAGGATGTGAAATTCGCCGTCTACAAGGTCACCAAGCGCCGTGACGAGGACATCACCGCGACCTTGGGTGCCTTTTGTCTGGCTCTGGCCAAGGACGGCACGGTAGCCGATATCCGCATCGCCTATGGCGGCATGGCGGCAACGCCGAAGCGGGCGTCGGCTGTCGAGAAGGCGCTGATCGGCAAGGCCTGGAACGAAGCCACGGTAGAGGCGGCGATGACCGAATATGCCAAGGACTTCACGCCGCTCACCGACATGCGCGCGAGCGCCGAATATCGAGCGCTGGCGGCAAAGAACCTCTTGCTGCGCTTTTACGTCGAGACGACAGGAACGAAAGCGCCGTTCCAGGTGTCGCGCAACGAGGCGGCCTGA
- the uraH gene encoding hydroxyisourate hydrolase: protein MAETSKADGGRLTTHVLDTATGKPAAGLSIALYHLDGSARTLLKTVVTNADGRCDAPLLAGADFRPGEYELVFAAGDYLRVQGTKLPEPAFLDSVPIRFGMAEAVHYHVPLLISPYGYSTYRGS from the coding sequence ATGGCAGAAACGTCGAAAGCCGATGGCGGGCGTCTGACGACCCATGTCCTGGATACCGCGACCGGTAAGCCGGCGGCTGGATTGTCGATCGCGCTCTACCATCTTGACGGTTCCGCCCGCACGCTTCTGAAGACGGTCGTCACCAATGCAGACGGCCGCTGCGACGCGCCGCTGCTGGCAGGCGCCGACTTCCGCCCCGGCGAATACGAACTGGTGTTCGCGGCTGGCGATTATCTGCGTGTCCAGGGCACGAAGCTGCCGGAGCCTGCCTTCCTCGACAGCGTGCCGATCCGCTTCGGCATGGCGGAGGCGGTGCACTATCATGTACCATTGCTGATCTCGCCATACGGCTATTCCACTTACAGGGGGAGCTGA
- the puuE gene encoding allantoinase PuuE, with protein MRYTRDMRGYGANPPDPKWPGGAHVAVQFVVNYEEGGENCVLHGDKASEAFLSEIVGAAPWVGQRHWNMESIYEYGARAGFWRLLRLFSEEQVPVTCYGVATALARSPDQVTAMQEAGWEIASHGLRWIDYRDHDAEDERRDLEAAIKLHYEVTGQRPTGWYTGRTSVNTVRLVAEEGGFDYVSDTYDDELPYWFEHSGSTQLIIPYTLDANDMRFATPQGFNSGDQFFAYLRDSFDTLYAEGKAGRPRMMNIGLHCRLVGRPGRVAALKRFVDYVKSHDKVWLARRIDIAKHWQENHPYKPAALRPSKMEFETFVHTFGGVFEHSPWIAERAYELELGPAHDTAGGLHNALCRIFRSASETERLGVLNAHPDLAGKLAKARRLTAESTREQASAGLDALTDKERELFSKLNAAYVTTFGFPFIIAVKGKTKEEILAEFEARIGNSRGVEFETACKQVELIALLRLKDMLPQ; from the coding sequence ATGCGTTACACCAGGGACATGCGTGGCTACGGAGCTAATCCGCCGGATCCGAAATGGCCTGGCGGCGCGCATGTCGCCGTGCAGTTCGTCGTCAACTACGAAGAGGGCGGCGAGAACTGCGTGCTCCACGGCGACAAGGCTTCGGAAGCTTTCCTGTCGGAAATCGTCGGCGCGGCGCCCTGGGTGGGCCAGCGCCACTGGAACATGGAATCGATCTACGAATATGGGGCGCGGGCCGGCTTCTGGCGGCTGCTGCGCCTGTTCAGCGAAGAGCAGGTGCCTGTGACCTGCTACGGCGTCGCCACGGCGCTCGCGCGCTCACCCGACCAGGTCACGGCCATGCAGGAAGCCGGCTGGGAAATCGCCTCGCACGGACTGAGATGGATCGACTACCGCGACCACGACGCCGAGGACGAGCGCCGCGATCTCGAAGCGGCGATCAAGCTGCACTATGAGGTGACCGGCCAGCGCCCGACCGGCTGGTATACGGGCCGCACATCGGTCAACACGGTGCGGCTGGTGGCCGAAGAAGGCGGCTTCGACTACGTCTCGGACACCTATGACGACGAACTGCCTTACTGGTTCGAGCATAGCGGCAGCACGCAGCTCATCATCCCCTACACGCTCGACGCCAACGACATGCGCTTTGCCACGCCGCAGGGTTTCAACTCGGGCGACCAGTTCTTCGCCTATCTCAGGGACAGTTTCGACACGCTCTATGCCGAGGGCAAGGCAGGCAGGCCGCGCATGATGAATATCGGCCTGCATTGCCGTCTCGTCGGACGGCCGGGCCGGGTAGCGGCGCTGAAGCGCTTCGTCGATTACGTCAAGTCGCACGACAAGGTCTGGCTGGCACGGCGCATCGACATCGCCAAGCACTGGCAGGAGAACCATCCCTACAAGCCGGCCGCTTTGCGCCCGTCGAAGATGGAATTCGAGACGTTCGTTCACACCTTCGGCGGCGTGTTCGAGCATTCGCCGTGGATCGCGGAACGGGCCTACGAGCTGGAGCTTGGCCCGGCGCACGACACGGCGGGCGGCCTGCACAATGCGCTCTGCCGCATCTTCCGTTCCGCCAGCGAGACCGAGCGGCTCGGCGTGCTCAACGCCCATCCCGACCTCGCCGGCAAGCTCGCCAAGGCCAGGCGGCTGACGGCGGAATCGACCAGGGAACAGGCTTCCGCCGGCCTCGACGCGCTGACCGACAAGGAACGCGAACTGTTCTCCAAGCTCAACGCCGCCTACGTCACCACCTTCGGCTTCCCCTTCATCATCGCGGTGAAGGGCAAGACAAAGGAGGAAATCCTCGCCGAATTCGAAGCCCGTATAGGCAACAGCCGCGGCGTCGAGTTCGAGACCGCCTGTAAACAGGTCGAGCTCATCGCGCTGCTCCGCCTCAAGGACATGCTTCCACAATAG
- a CDS encoding bifunctional allantoicase/(S)-ureidoglycine aminohydrolase has translation MDTIRMPERTYYAPQGGHSGQTELLTGRAVFTEAYAVIPKGVMQDIVTSALPFWDKTRVWILSRPLSGFAETFSQYIVEVAPGGGSDRPEPDAGAEGALFVVEGELTVLLDGKKHSLRPGGFAFLPPASGWTVRNESKAAVRFHWIRKAYEAVDGLEIPEAFFTNEQEIAPTPMPGTEGRWATTRFVDPADLRHDMHMTIVTLEPGAVIPFAETHVMEHGLYVLEGKAVYRLNQDWVEVEAGDYMWLRAFCPQACYAGGPGKFRYLLYKDVNRHAKLGGADIAKRTP, from the coding sequence ATGGATACGATCAGGATGCCCGAGCGCACCTATTATGCCCCGCAGGGCGGCCATTCCGGCCAGACCGAGCTTCTGACCGGCCGCGCCGTCTTCACCGAGGCCTATGCGGTCATTCCCAAGGGCGTGATGCAGGACATCGTCACCAGCGCCCTTCCGTTCTGGGACAAGACCCGCGTCTGGATCCTGTCGCGGCCGCTGTCCGGCTTCGCCGAGACGTTTTCGCAATACATCGTCGAGGTCGCGCCCGGCGGCGGCAGCGACCGGCCGGAGCCCGATGCCGGTGCCGAAGGCGCCCTGTTCGTGGTCGAGGGCGAACTGACGGTTCTGCTCGACGGCAAGAAGCATAGCTTGAGGCCCGGCGGCTTTGCCTTCCTGCCGCCGGCCAGCGGCTGGACAGTCCGCAACGAAAGCAAGGCGGCTGTCCGCTTCCACTGGATACGCAAGGCTTATGAGGCAGTCGACGGCCTCGAGATTCCCGAGGCTTTCTTCACCAACGAACAGGAGATCGCGCCGACCCCGATGCCGGGCACCGAGGGCCGCTGGGCAACGACGCGGTTCGTTGATCCCGCCGATCTGCGCCACGACATGCATATGACCATCGTCACGCTGGAGCCGGGCGCGGTCATTCCCTTCGCCGAGACGCATGTCATGGAACACGGGCTCTATGTGCTCGAGGGCAAGGCTGTCTACCGGCTCAATCAGGACTGGGTCGAAGTCGAGGCCGGCGACTATATGTGGCTGCGCGCCTTCTGCCCGCAGGCCTGCTATGCCGGCGGCCCCGGCAAATTCCGCTATCTGCTTTACAAGGATGTCAACCGGCACGCCAAACTCGGCGGGGCAGATATCGCGAAGCGCACGCCATGA
- a CDS encoding ureidoglycolate lyase, translating to MTRIVARPLTREAFAEFGDVIDMGGDNHYPINGGKAERYHDLATAQATGPNARVLISMVRGTPYEMPLKLTMVERHPLGSQAFIPLSPRPFLVVVCHDGKEGPGEPHAFITAPGQGINYSRNLWHGVLTPLGEAQDFLIVDRGGDGSNLEEFHFSHAYEIHLPDESL from the coding sequence ATGACCCGCATCGTCGCGCGGCCGCTGACCCGCGAGGCCTTTGCCGAATTCGGCGACGTCATCGACATGGGCGGCGACAACCACTACCCGATCAATGGCGGCAAGGCCGAGCGCTACCACGACCTCGCTACCGCGCAGGCGACAGGACCAAATGCGCGCGTGCTGATCTCGATGGTGCGCGGCACGCCTTATGAGATGCCGCTGAAGCTGACCATGGTCGAGCGCCACCCCTTGGGCAGCCAGGCCTTCATCCCGCTGTCGCCGCGTCCGTTCCTGGTCGTCGTCTGCCATGACGGCAAGGAGGGGCCGGGCGAGCCGCATGCCTTCATCACCGCGCCGGGGCAAGGCATCAACTATTCCCGCAATCTGTGGCACGGCGTGCTGACGCCGCTCGGCGAGGCGCAGGATTTTTTGATCGTCGACCGCGGCGGCGACGGGTCCAACCTCGAAGAATTCCATTTCTCGCACGCCTACGAGATCCATCTTCCCGACGAGAGCTTGTGA
- a CDS encoding nucleoside deaminase encodes MTDISLIDRLLDVIEQDIVPKTAEGVALGNKLFGAAILRKDDRSLILAETNNEMENPLWHGEVHCLKRFYEMPKAERVDTKDAIFIATHEPCSLCLSAITWTGFDNFYYLFSHEDSRDSFAIPHDLKILKEVFTLDPGGYNAENAYWKSFSIRRLVRALPEVERQRLEARIARISARYDELSGAYQANKAENDIPLN; translated from the coding sequence ATGACCGACATTTCGCTGATCGACCGCCTGCTCGACGTCATCGAGCAAGATATCGTGCCGAAGACGGCAGAAGGCGTCGCGCTCGGCAACAAGCTGTTCGGCGCGGCGATCCTACGCAAGGACGACCGGTCGCTGATACTAGCCGAGACCAACAACGAGATGGAAAACCCGCTCTGGCATGGCGAGGTGCATTGCCTGAAGCGCTTTTACGAAATGCCCAAGGCCGAACGTGTCGACACGAAAGACGCCATCTTCATCGCCACGCATGAGCCCTGCTCGCTCTGCCTGTCGGCGATCACCTGGACCGGCTTCGACAATTTTTACTACCTCTTCAGCCACGAGGATTCGCGCGACAGTTTCGCCATTCCGCATGATCTCAAAATCCTGAAAGAGGTCTTCACCCTCGACCCCGGCGGCTACAATGCCGAGAATGCCTATTGGAAAAGCTTTTCCATCCGTCGGCTGGTGCGCGCACTGCCCGAGGTCGAACGCCAGCGGCTGGAGGCGCGCATCGCCAGGATTTCCGCACGCTATGACGAGCTGTCCGGCGCCTACCAGGCGAACAAGGCCGAAAACGACATTCCGCTAAATTGA
- a CDS encoding type II toxin-antitoxin system MqsA family antitoxin: MISPETGETLARGVRPFTVTYKGESMIVDLPGYYPPSDGEVVHVGDDMAAVDAALRALKEKIDGVPAPSTIRRMRAKLKLSQREAGSLFKVGENAFDKYERGLIEPSGPTIQLMTLLEKHPELLDELR, encoded by the coding sequence ATGATTTCTCCCGAAACCGGAGAAACGTTGGCGCGCGGGGTCCGTCCATTCACCGTAACCTATAAGGGCGAGAGCATGATCGTCGACCTGCCCGGCTACTATCCGCCATCGGATGGCGAGGTTGTACATGTCGGCGACGACATGGCCGCTGTCGATGCCGCCTTGCGCGCCCTCAAGGAGAAGATCGACGGCGTGCCGGCCCCGTCAACCATCCGCCGCATGCGCGCGAAGCTCAAGCTTTCGCAGCGCGAGGCGGGATCCCTGTTCAAGGTCGGAGAAAATGCCTTCGACAAGTACGAAAGAGGCTTGATCGAACCGAGTGGCCCGACAATTCAGTTGATGACACTGCTGGAGAAACATCCCGAACTGCTCGACGAATTGCGGTAG
- a CDS encoding CocE/NonD family hydrolase, protein MKTITEFPRKVVEFPDMGIVMPDGCRLSARVWMPEDAGDDPVPVILEHLPYRKRDGTIFRDQLTHPYFAGHGYASIRVDMRGNGDSEGLMDDEYSEQELQDACDVIAWAAAQPWCNGNVGMMGISWGGFNCLQVAAKQPPALKAVISLCSTVDRYADDIHYKGGCLLNENFGWASTMLSYSSRPPDPLLAGDNRWRDLWLRRLENQSFLLPLWLSHQHRDAYWKRGSICEDFSAVHAAVLSIGGWHDGYRNTISHLVTNIEAPVKGIVGPWIHKYPHYAGPKPAIGFLQEALRWWDHWLKGVETGVEADPDYRAYVMDSVRPARWHPERPGRWIAEQEWPSSNIAVEAIELIPPDAGPSTVASPQTCGLAGGEYFPFTFGPELPGDQRPDDALSACFDQPELTKPIEIVGAPELKIQLASDRPQANIAVRLCDVHPDGASELISYGVLNLTHRNSHEFPEALVPGETVSVRVVLDQCAYRVPAGHRLRVAISTAYWPMIWPSPEPARLTLSDATLSVPLRLLATGDEAVFGEPEGAAPWATETIRAANSERHVDRDEKTGIVTLSITDDFGEVRDLDHGLVNGSIARETWTIHPDDPLSASGKTHWTQTLSRNGWSVRTETRAQMRSDAQNFIVSARIEAYEGENLVFERDFDEKVPRALV, encoded by the coding sequence ATGAAAACCATCACCGAATTCCCCCGCAAGGTCGTCGAATTTCCCGACATGGGCATCGTCATGCCCGATGGCTGCCGGCTGTCGGCGCGGGTGTGGATGCCGGAGGATGCGGGCGATGACCCGGTACCTGTCATCCTCGAGCACCTGCCCTACCGCAAGCGCGACGGCACGATCTTTCGCGATCAGCTTACCCATCCCTATTTCGCCGGCCACGGCTACGCCTCGATCCGCGTCGACATGCGCGGCAATGGCGATTCCGAAGGGCTGATGGACGACGAATATTCCGAGCAGGAACTGCAGGACGCCTGCGATGTCATCGCCTGGGCGGCGGCGCAGCCCTGGTGCAACGGCAATGTCGGCATGATGGGTATTTCCTGGGGCGGCTTCAATTGCCTGCAGGTGGCGGCCAAACAGCCGCCGGCGCTCAAGGCGGTGATCAGCCTGTGCTCCACCGTCGACCGCTATGCCGACGACATCCACTACAAGGGCGGCTGCCTTTTGAACGAGAATTTCGGCTGGGCCTCGACCATGCTGTCCTACTCGTCGCGGCCACCAGATCCGCTGCTTGCCGGCGACAACAGATGGCGCGACCTGTGGCTGAGACGGCTGGAGAACCAATCATTCCTTTTGCCGCTGTGGCTGAGCCACCAGCATCGCGACGCCTATTGGAAGCGCGGCTCGATCTGCGAGGATTTTTCCGCTGTTCATGCCGCGGTGCTGTCGATCGGCGGCTGGCATGACGGCTACCGCAACACGATCTCGCACCTCGTCACCAATATCGAGGCACCGGTCAAGGGCATCGTCGGGCCGTGGATCCACAAATACCCGCACTATGCCGGACCCAAGCCCGCCATCGGCTTCCTGCAGGAAGCGCTGCGCTGGTGGGACCACTGGCTGAAGGGCGTCGAGACCGGCGTCGAGGCCGATCCCGACTACCGCGCCTATGTGATGGACAGTGTGCGTCCCGCCCGCTGGCATCCCGAGCGGCCCGGCCGCTGGATAGCCGAGCAGGAGTGGCCGTCGTCCAACATAGCGGTCGAAGCGATCGAACTAATTCCCCCTGATGCAGGGCCTTCCACGGTCGCTTCACCGCAGACCTGCGGGCTCGCCGGCGGCGAATATTTTCCGTTCACCTTCGGGCCGGAATTGCCGGGTGATCAGCGCCCTGACGATGCGCTGTCGGCGTGTTTCGACCAGCCTGAGCTCACCAAGCCGATCGAGATTGTCGGGGCGCCGGAGCTTAAGATCCAGCTTGCCTCCGATCGGCCCCAGGCCAACATCGCGGTCCGGCTTTGCGACGTGCATCCCGACGGTGCCTCGGAACTCATATCCTATGGCGTGCTCAATCTGACGCACCGCAACTCGCATGAATTCCCCGAAGCGCTGGTCCCCGGGGAGACAGTTTCGGTGCGTGTCGTGCTCGATCAATGCGCCTACCGCGTGCCGGCCGGCCACCGTCTGCGCGTTGCCATTTCGACCGCCTACTGGCCAATGATCTGGCCTTCGCCGGAACCGGCACGACTGACCCTGTCGGACGCCACGCTATCGGTGCCGTTGCGCCTGCTGGCAACAGGCGACGAAGCTGTTTTCGGCGAGCCGGAAGGTGCTGCGCCCTGGGCAACCGAGACGATCCGTGCCGCCAATTCAGAACGCCATGTCGACCGCGACGAAAAGACGGGAATCGTCACGCTTTCCATAACGGACGACTTCGGCGAGGTGCGCGATCTCGACCATGGCCTTGTCAACGGCAGCATCGCCCGCGAAACCTGGACCATCCATCCTGACGATCCTCTGTCAGCCTCGGGAAAAACACATTGGACGCAGACCCTGTCGCGAAACGGATGGTCGGTCCGCACCGAGACACGGGCGCAAATGCGGTCGGATGCGCAAAACTTCATCGTCAGCGCCAGAATCGAGGCTTACGAGGGCGAAAACCTCGTCTTCGAGCGAGATTTCGACGAAAAGGTCCCGCGCGCGCTGGTTTGA
- a CDS encoding ABC transporter substrate-binding protein, with protein MSNELEFLSRRVALGKLSRRDFLGRAAALGIAAPFANALLSSAARAAGPVKGGTLKAGLVGGESTNSLDPALMMTQVPFAFGKCWGEMIVELSPEGKLENRIAEDIGSSKDAKVWTLKIRDGIEFHNAKTVTAEDVAATLERHSDEKSKSGALGYMKGIDTIKVNGKEVVLTLKEANADLPYLLSDYHLIVQPNGGKDKPDAGISAGPYKVKTNEPGVRHVGERFANYWQGDKMGHADQVEVVVINDATARTAALQGGQVNMINRVEPKIVDLIKRVPGVTIRNHSGPGHYVFIMHCDTAPFDNNDLRMALKLAIDREEMLNKVLRGYGSLGNDFPINASYPLFTEIEQRKYDPDKAKFHYKKSGHDGTVLLRTSDVAFPGAVDASQLFQQSAAKAGIKIELKREPGDGYWNEVWNKQPFCASYWGGRSTQDQMYSTAYLSTADWNDTRFKRPDFDKMVLAARAELDEAKRKQMYHDMAVMVRDEGGLILPMFNQFIDATGPKVAGWVEDPHQELCNGYALAKCWLEA; from the coding sequence ATGTCAAACGAACTGGAATTCCTTAGCCGGCGCGTCGCGTTGGGCAAACTGAGCCGTCGTGATTTTCTCGGCCGGGCCGCAGCGCTCGGCATCGCCGCACCCTTCGCCAACGCATTGCTTTCGAGCGCGGCGCGGGCGGCGGGGCCGGTCAAGGGCGGCACGCTAAAGGCCGGCCTGGTCGGCGGCGAATCCACCAACAGCCTGGACCCGGCGCTGATGATGACGCAGGTGCCGTTCGCCTTCGGCAAATGCTGGGGCGAAATGATCGTCGAGCTGTCGCCCGAGGGCAAGCTCGAGAACCGCATCGCCGAAGACATCGGCTCATCCAAGGACGCCAAGGTCTGGACGCTGAAGATCCGCGACGGCATCGAATTCCACAACGCCAAGACTGTGACTGCCGAGGACGTCGCCGCCACGCTCGAACGCCATTCGGACGAGAAGTCGAAATCCGGCGCGCTTGGCTACATGAAGGGCATCGACACCATCAAGGTCAACGGCAAGGAAGTGGTGCTGACCCTGAAGGAGGCCAACGCCGACCTTCCGTACCTGCTCAGTGATTATCACCTGATCGTCCAGCCGAACGGCGGCAAGGACAAGCCCGACGCCGGCATCTCGGCCGGCCCCTACAAGGTCAAGACCAACGAACCTGGCGTGCGCCATGTCGGCGAGCGCTTCGCCAATTACTGGCAGGGCGACAAGATGGGCCATGCCGACCAGGTCGAAGTCGTCGTCATCAACGACGCGACGGCGCGCACGGCGGCCCTGCAGGGCGGCCAAGTCAACATGATCAACCGCGTCGAGCCGAAGATCGTCGACCTGATCAAGCGCGTACCGGGCGTCACCATCCGCAACCATTCCGGCCCCGGCCATTACGTGTTCATCATGCATTGCGACACGGCGCCGTTCGACAACAACGACCTCAGGATGGCGCTGAAGCTGGCGATCGACCGCGAGGAAATGCTGAACAAGGTGCTGCGCGGCTACGGCTCGCTCGGCAACGATTTCCCGATCAACGCGTCCTATCCGCTGTTCACCGAAATCGAGCAGCGCAAATACGATCCCGACAAGGCCAAGTTCCACTACAAGAAGTCGGGCCATGACGGCACAGTGCTGCTGAGGACCTCGGACGTCGCCTTCCCGGGCGCTGTCGATGCGTCCCAGCTGTTCCAGCAGAGCGCGGCCAAGGCCGGCATCAAGATCGAGCTCAAGCGCGAGCCCGGCGACGGCTACTGGAACGAGGTGTGGAACAAGCAGCCCTTCTGCGCTTCCTACTGGGGCGGCCGCTCGACCCAGGACCAGATGTACTCGACCGCCTATCTGTCGACGGCCGACTGGAACGACACGCGCTTCAAGCGCCCGGACTTCGACAAGATGGTGCTGGCGGCGCGCGCCGAACTCGACGAGGCCAAGCGCAAGCAGATGTACCACGACATGGCTGTCATGGTGCGCGACGAAGGCGGCCTGATCCTGCCGATGTTCAACCAGTTCATCGACGCAACGGGACCGAAAGTCGCCGGTTGGGTGGAGGATCCGCACCAGGAGCTGTGCAACGGCTACGCTTTGGCGAAGTGCTGGCTCGAAGCCTGA
- a CDS encoding ABC transporter permease has translation MSSPLVKLVAQRIALGILLLLAVSVLIFAGTQILPGDVAQAILGQSATPESLANLREQLGLNQPAYIRYFHWLGGVLTGDLGTAMSSGQDIATSIKERLWNTLFLAFWAAIVAIPLAITLGLIAVRYRNGWVDKLISGLALASTSFPEFFIGYVLVYFFAVQYQWFPAISTVYDGMPFGERMQAIALPAAALTLVVLAHMMRMTRAAILNVMQSAYVETAELKGLSAFSVIRKHAFPNAIAPIINVVMLNLAYLIVGVVVVEVIFVYPGMGQYLVDHVTKRDVPVVQAVGLIFAAVYISLNIIADIAAIVANPRLRHPK, from the coding sequence ATGTCCTCGCCCCTCGTGAAACTGGTGGCCCAGCGCATCGCGCTGGGCATCCTCCTTCTGCTGGCCGTTTCGGTCCTGATCTTCGCCGGCACCCAGATCCTGCCCGGCGACGTCGCGCAAGCCATCCTCGGACAGTCGGCGACGCCGGAGTCGCTGGCCAACCTGCGCGAGCAGCTCGGGCTCAACCAGCCCGCCTATATCCGCTATTTCCACTGGCTGGGCGGCGTGCTGACCGGCGATCTCGGCACCGCCATGTCGAGCGGGCAGGACATCGCGACATCGATCAAGGAACGGCTGTGGAACACGCTGTTCCTGGCTTTTTGGGCGGCAATCGTGGCCATTCCACTGGCGATCACGCTCGGCCTGATCGCGGTGCGCTACCGCAATGGCTGGGTCGACAAGCTGATTTCCGGCTTGGCGCTCGCCTCGACGTCGTTCCCGGAATTCTTTATCGGCTATGTGCTCGTCTATTTCTTTGCCGTGCAGTATCAATGGTTCCCTGCCATCTCGACGGTCTATGACGGCATGCCGTTCGGCGAGCGCATGCAGGCGATCGCGCTGCCGGCGGCCGCGCTGACGCTGGTGGTGCTCGCCCACATGATGCGCATGACGCGGGCGGCCATCCTCAACGTCATGCAGTCGGCCTATGTCGAGACAGCGGAACTGAAGGGCCTGTCGGCGTTCAGCGTGATCCGGAAGCACGCATTTCCGAATGCCATTGCGCCAATCATCAACGTCGTGATGCTCAATCTGGCTTATCTGATTGTGGGTGTCGTCGTCGTCGAGGTGATCTTCGTCTATCCCGGCATGGGCCAATATCTCGTCGACCACGTCACCAAGCGCGACGTGCCGGTGGTGCAAGCGGTCGGCCTGATTTTCGCCGCCGTCTACATCAGCTTGAACATCATCGCGGACATAGCGGCGATCGTCGCCAATCCGCGTCTCAGACATCCGAAGTAG